In one Arthrobacter jinronghuae genomic region, the following are encoded:
- the rpmG gene encoding 50S ribosomal protein L33 → MAKDKDVRPIIKLKSTAGTGYTYVTRKNRRNDPDRMVLKKYDPKIRQHVDFREER, encoded by the coding sequence GTGGCTAAGGACAAGGACGTACGTCCGATCATCAAGCTGAAGTCCACTGCGGGCACCGGCTACACCTACGTAACTCGCAAGAACCGTCGCAACGATCCGGATCGTATGGTTCTCAAGAAGTACGATCCCAAGATCCGCCAGCACGTCGATTTCCGTGAGGAGCGCTAA
- the rpmB gene encoding 50S ribosomal protein L28, with translation MAAYCQVTGAIPGFGHSISHSHRRNKRRFDPNIQKKRYWVPSLRRNVTLQVSARGIKTIDIRGIDAVVTDLIAKGVKL, from the coding sequence ATGGCAGCTTACTGCCAGGTAACCGGAGCCATCCCCGGCTTTGGTCACAGCATTTCGCACTCGCACCGCCGCAACAAGCGTCGGTTCGACCCGAATATTCAGAAGAAGCGCTACTGGGTTCCGTCCCTGCGTCGCAACGTGACGCTGCAGGTTTCTGCACGCGGCATCAAGACGATTGACATCCGCGGCATCGACGCTGTTGTTACCGACCTGATCGCGAAGGGTGTGAAGCTGTAG
- a CDS encoding glucose-1-phosphate adenylyltransferase family protein, whose product MRVPRILTVILAGGAGGRLGSLTDHRAKPAIPVAGSYNLIDISLSNLHNSGFGDVWIVEQYKPQSLNDQLVSGRPWDLDRTQGGLRVLPPFQGGDGEGFAQGNADALYRQVDYIREFDPDLVLVLSADHLYRLDYRDVVEAHQENGAALTLVTTKINNNPGDHGVVEVTNGLVTGFEYKPRNPKTDLVAAEIFLYDTDVLLNALETLVQRDGQLEDYGDQLIPYLVEQEKVVEYRLPGYWRDMGTPRSYHQAHLDLIEGNGLDFDDPQWPILSASPRRLPAYVGPNGVATDSLLSPGARVEGSVRRSVLSAGAVVEAGAEVDSCVLLDGVVVRSGARIANLIVDSTTVIGGGRKLDGAELDPENGVAVVGRDSKADAPSS is encoded by the coding sequence ATGCGCGTACCCCGAATCCTGACCGTAATCCTCGCTGGCGGTGCCGGCGGACGGTTGGGCAGCTTGACGGACCACCGAGCGAAACCGGCCATTCCGGTGGCCGGGTCCTACAACCTCATCGACATTTCCCTTTCCAACCTGCATAACAGCGGCTTCGGCGATGTCTGGATTGTGGAGCAGTACAAGCCCCAGTCCCTCAATGACCAGCTGGTCAGCGGACGGCCCTGGGACCTTGACCGCACCCAGGGCGGGCTGCGGGTGCTTCCGCCCTTCCAAGGCGGCGACGGCGAAGGCTTCGCCCAGGGCAACGCGGACGCCCTGTACCGCCAGGTGGATTACATCCGCGAATTTGATCCGGACCTCGTGCTGGTGCTCAGCGCGGACCATCTCTACCGCCTGGACTACCGCGACGTTGTCGAGGCCCATCAGGAGAACGGGGCGGCCCTCACCCTGGTCACCACGAAAATCAACAACAACCCGGGTGACCACGGAGTGGTCGAGGTCACCAACGGGCTGGTGACCGGATTCGAGTACAAGCCCCGGAACCCGAAGACGGACCTGGTGGCGGCGGAGATCTTCCTCTACGACACGGATGTGCTCCTGAATGCACTGGAAACCCTGGTGCAGCGTGACGGCCAGCTCGAGGACTACGGGGACCAACTGATTCCCTACCTGGTGGAGCAGGAAAAAGTAGTGGAATACCGCCTGCCGGGATACTGGCGGGACATGGGCACCCCGCGCAGCTACCACCAGGCGCACCTGGACCTGATCGAAGGCAACGGCCTGGACTTCGATGATCCGCAGTGGCCCATCCTCTCCGCCAGCCCGCGGCGGCTGCCGGCCTATGTCGGGCCGAACGGTGTGGCCACGGACAGCCTGCTGTCTCCCGGCGCCCGGGTTGAAGGCAGCGTACGCCGCAGCGTTCTCAGCGCCGGTGCAGTGGTGGAGGCCGGTGCCGAAGTGGATTCCTGCGTGCTGCTGGACGGCGTGGTGGTCCGGTCCGGAGCGCGGATCGCGAACCTGATCGTGGACTCCACAACGGTGATCGGCGGTGGGCGGAAACTGGACGGCGCGGAGCTGGATCCCGAAAACGGCGTGGCAGTGGTGGGGCGCGATTCAAAGGCGGACGCGCCGTCGTCGTGA
- a CDS encoding MarR family winged helix-turn-helix transcriptional regulator: protein MTESAPRWLNAQERQAWLALYAVSGLLPAALDADLFRRARITLFDYHVLAMVSEAEGRALPMSELAARSNASLSRLSHVVKKLEQRGWMTRTPSPADARVTTAALTNEGMAALEGLAPEHVESVRKAVFDGLSDEDVADLERVGKKILARLDPGNGILGPSQAP from the coding sequence ATGACTGAGAGCGCCCCCCGCTGGCTGAACGCCCAGGAGCGGCAGGCCTGGCTGGCGCTGTACGCCGTATCCGGCCTCCTCCCGGCCGCGCTCGACGCCGATCTGTTCCGCCGCGCGCGGATCACCCTCTTCGATTACCACGTCCTGGCCATGGTCTCCGAGGCCGAAGGCAGGGCCCTGCCGATGAGTGAGCTGGCGGCGCGCTCCAACGCATCGCTCTCCCGGCTCTCCCACGTGGTCAAGAAACTCGAGCAGCGCGGCTGGATGACCCGGACCCCCTCGCCTGCGGATGCCCGGGTGACGACGGCGGCCCTCACGAACGAAGGCATGGCTGCCCTCGAGGGACTCGCACCGGAACATGTGGAATCCGTCCGGAAGGCGGTTTTTGACGGCCTCTCCGACGAAGATGTTGCCGATCTGGAACGCGTGGGGAAGAAAATACTCGCCCGGCTGGACCCCGGCAATGGCATTCTCGGGCCCAGCCAGGCACCGTAG
- a CDS encoding MFS transporter, whose translation MSKDAPPHASGTPDSPSTLAARKTRRSPLRRRRLEVDDVNVVDKSMMKKAVGGTVVGNTMEWFDVGVYGYLAVTMGAVFLSDADKDAQLLFSLGVFAATFIARPLGGIVFGRLGDRVGRQKTLAITLIMMAASTFAIGVLPSYNTIGIWAPILLVLMKLLQGFSTGGEYAGATTFVSEYASDKRRGFLASILDLGSYMGFALGAAVVSVMQLLLSESDMVAWGWRIPFLIAGPLGLIAIYFRLKIEESPAFQATLDAQEASAKAGDETESLGTAGIFRAYWRPIVLAMVLVAAVNSVGYALTSYMPSYLTDSKGYDPVHGTLLTIPVLVLMALCIPLAGKLSDRIGRRPVLWIGAGSTIVLAVPAFVLIDQGPVATTLIGLLLLAVPVTFYVGNLAATLPSLFQTSSRYGAMGISYNLATAIFGGTAPLIMQGLITLTDNDMSPAYWLMFTSVAGGIAVVFMKESAKRPMPGSMPSVDTHAEARELVAGQDENPLLDVDALPFDTLGSQQAPAQPADNRAEPGVSR comes from the coding sequence ATGTCGAAAGATGCACCGCCCCACGCTTCCGGAACCCCGGATTCACCGTCCACACTGGCGGCCCGTAAGACCCGCAGGTCCCCCCTGCGGCGCCGCCGCCTTGAAGTGGACGACGTAAATGTCGTCGACAAATCCATGATGAAGAAGGCTGTCGGCGGCACCGTCGTCGGCAACACCATGGAATGGTTCGACGTCGGCGTGTACGGCTACCTCGCCGTCACCATGGGTGCCGTCTTCCTGTCCGACGCCGACAAGGACGCACAGCTGCTCTTCAGCCTCGGCGTCTTCGCGGCCACGTTCATCGCCCGCCCGTTGGGCGGCATCGTCTTCGGGCGCCTCGGCGACCGCGTCGGCCGGCAGAAGACCCTGGCCATCACGCTGATCATGATGGCCGCTTCCACTTTCGCCATCGGCGTGCTGCCCAGCTACAACACCATCGGCATCTGGGCTCCGATCCTGCTGGTGCTTATGAAGCTCCTGCAGGGCTTCTCCACCGGCGGCGAGTACGCCGGTGCCACCACCTTCGTCTCGGAATACGCCTCCGATAAGCGGCGGGGTTTCCTGGCCAGCATCCTGGACCTGGGCAGTTACATGGGCTTCGCCCTGGGTGCCGCCGTCGTTTCGGTGATGCAGCTGCTGCTCTCCGAGTCCGACATGGTCGCCTGGGGCTGGCGCATTCCCTTCCTCATTGCGGGACCGCTGGGTCTCATCGCCATCTACTTCCGGCTGAAAATCGAAGAATCCCCGGCCTTCCAGGCCACGCTGGACGCCCAGGAGGCCAGCGCCAAGGCCGGTGACGAAACCGAATCCCTCGGCACCGCCGGAATCTTCCGCGCCTACTGGCGTCCGATCGTGTTGGCCATGGTCCTCGTGGCCGCCGTCAACTCGGTGGGCTACGCACTCACGTCCTACATGCCGTCCTACCTGACCGATTCCAAGGGCTACGACCCGGTCCACGGCACCCTGCTGACCATCCCCGTCCTGGTGCTGATGGCCCTGTGCATTCCGCTCGCGGGCAAGCTGTCAGACCGGATCGGCCGCCGCCCCGTGCTGTGGATCGGTGCGGGATCCACCATCGTGCTGGCGGTTCCTGCCTTTGTGCTGATTGACCAGGGTCCGGTTGCCACTACGCTGATCGGCCTGCTGCTGCTCGCCGTCCCGGTGACCTTCTATGTCGGCAACCTCGCTGCCACGCTGCCCTCCCTGTTCCAGACCTCCAGCCGCTACGGCGCCATGGGCATCTCCTACAACCTTGCCACCGCCATCTTCGGCGGTACTGCTCCGCTGATCATGCAGGGCCTGATCACCCTCACGGACAACGACATGTCGCCGGCGTACTGGCTGATGTTCACCTCCGTGGCCGGTGGCATCGCCGTCGTATTCATGAAGGAATCCGCCAAGCGGCCGATGCCGGGTTCCATGCCGAGCGTGGACACCCACGCCGAGGCACGCGAACTGGTCGCCGGCCAGGATGAGAACCCGCTGCTCGACGTCGACGCGCTGCCGTTCGACACACTGGGGAGCCAGCAGGCGCCCGCGCAGCCCGCTGACAACCGCGCGGAGCCCGGCGTCAGCCGCTAA
- a CDS encoding SGNH/GDSL hydrolase family protein, whose amino-acid sequence MTFKQRYVALGDSFTEGVGDEDETRSNGVRGWADRVAEQLVLADSSWGYANLAIRGKKLHQVLNEQVDAAIALSPTLVTIYAGGNDILRPKVDIDAIVAAYDAGIAKLCSSGAAVLVFTGFDSGNSPVFGRTRGRTAIYNELVREAVEKNDAVLVDYWRMKNLQDERYWAVDRLHMSPAGHMLTAKKVLEVLRGTDAIDTPELEELPARNRVDQLRRDAQWAREYLGPWVSRRLRGVSSGDNLSPRYPELTHPPLPAS is encoded by the coding sequence GTGACTTTCAAGCAGCGATACGTGGCCCTGGGTGATTCGTTTACGGAAGGCGTGGGGGACGAGGATGAGACCCGATCCAACGGCGTGCGCGGCTGGGCGGACCGCGTGGCCGAGCAGTTGGTGCTGGCCGACAGTTCCTGGGGGTATGCGAACCTCGCCATCCGCGGCAAGAAGCTGCACCAGGTCCTGAACGAGCAGGTGGACGCCGCCATCGCCCTGTCGCCCACCCTGGTGACCATCTACGCCGGCGGCAACGACATCCTGCGTCCCAAGGTGGACATTGACGCCATCGTGGCTGCCTACGATGCCGGGATCGCCAAGCTGTGCTCCAGCGGTGCCGCGGTGCTGGTCTTCACCGGATTCGATTCCGGCAACTCCCCGGTCTTCGGCCGCACCCGCGGACGCACCGCGATCTACAACGAACTGGTCCGCGAGGCGGTGGAGAAGAACGACGCCGTGCTGGTGGACTACTGGCGCATGAAGAACCTCCAGGACGAACGGTACTGGGCCGTCGACCGGCTGCACATGTCTCCGGCCGGGCACATGCTGACCGCAAAAAAGGTGCTCGAAGTACTGCGTGGAACGGACGCCATTGATACTCCGGAGCTGGAGGAGCTGCCCGCCCGCAACCGGGTGGATCAGCTCCGCCGGGATGCGCAGTGGGCGCGCGAATACCTCGGTCCGTGGGTGAGCAGGCGGCTCCGCGGAGTGTCTTCCGGGGACAACCTCAGCCCCCGTTATCCGGAGTTGACGCACCCTCCGCTGCCCGCTTCATAG
- a CDS encoding diacylglycerol/lipid kinase family protein, with translation MTSPDTQSRPRAAVIVNPIKKTDFDVRVRVAEICADEGWDEPLFFDTEEADPGHSMARKAMEAGVDLVIAAGGDGTVRCVAAELAGTSFPMGLLPLGTGNLLARNLDIGVDDPEQAVRAALNGTERRIDVVHVTVDEAVDSDTFLVMAGLGYDAGMMADTKDTLKDKIGWLAYVDAGIRNLPGKPVKTTISIDGGKPIHRRLRSVMGGNCGKITGGLEIFPGARLDDGLLDILTLAPKGKLGWVGVVTGLLRRGKGSSTAVEYYQCKRAEVWTESPLDFEMDGDHLGNATHILFEMDANALRIRMPHGKKDPAVLTNPVP, from the coding sequence ATGACCAGCCCAGACACCCAGTCGCGTCCCCGTGCCGCCGTCATTGTGAACCCCATCAAGAAGACGGACTTTGACGTCCGGGTGCGGGTTGCGGAGATCTGCGCCGATGAAGGCTGGGATGAGCCACTGTTCTTCGACACCGAGGAAGCGGACCCGGGCCACTCCATGGCGCGCAAGGCCATGGAAGCCGGAGTGGACCTGGTGATTGCCGCCGGCGGAGACGGTACCGTGCGCTGCGTCGCCGCAGAGCTGGCCGGCACGTCCTTCCCCATGGGCCTGCTGCCGCTGGGCACCGGCAACCTGCTGGCCCGCAACCTGGACATCGGCGTCGACGACCCGGAGCAGGCGGTCCGCGCCGCCCTCAACGGCACGGAGCGGCGCATCGACGTCGTCCACGTCACCGTTGACGAGGCTGTGGACAGCGATACCTTCCTGGTGATGGCAGGGCTGGGCTACGACGCCGGCATGATGGCGGACACCAAGGACACGCTCAAGGACAAGATCGGCTGGTTGGCGTACGTCGACGCCGGCATCCGGAACCTTCCCGGCAAGCCCGTAAAGACGACAATCTCGATTGATGGCGGCAAGCCGATCCACCGCCGTCTCCGCAGCGTCATGGGCGGAAACTGCGGCAAGATCACCGGCGGCCTGGAGATCTTCCCCGGCGCCCGGCTCGACGACGGACTGCTGGACATCCTGACCCTGGCGCCCAAGGGCAAGCTGGGCTGGGTAGGCGTGGTAACCGGGCTGCTGCGCCGCGGCAAGGGCAGCAGCACCGCGGTGGAGTACTACCAGTGCAAGCGCGCCGAGGTGTGGACGGAGTCCCCGCTGGACTTCGAAATGGACGGCGACCATCTGGGCAACGCCACCCATATCCTGTTCGAGATGGATGCCAACGCCCTGCGCATCCGGATGCCCCACGGCAAGAAGGACCCGGCGGTCCTCACCAACCCGGTGCCGTAA
- a CDS encoding M23 family metallopeptidase: MTEHFLDSENSKNTAESLRARTEHLRTGLRTQAGTLRTRTEDLSSRAAKEAGARAKELGAYAKGLGAQTRKWIQENDAPNRRTGALSIAAAVAIGGLVTGTAESAEPDLRIDRQVVVQPAVQSGDGPDGGPVPDTEAAEAAPAAEPAAEPAPEPEPEPEPEPEPVAEPDPGPVPPVDDMVVTSPFGYRDNPMAPGALEFHTGTDFGAVTGTPVKSMLGGTVTEAGWHTTGGGGLRVVVDHGDGLQTTYNHLNSIDVSVGQAVDAGAVVGGIGSTGNSTGPHLHFEVLRHGNYEDPMGWL; this comes from the coding sequence TTGACCGAGCACTTTTTAGACTCCGAAAATTCAAAGAACACCGCCGAAAGCCTGCGCGCCCGCACCGAGCATCTGCGTACCGGCCTGCGTACCCAGGCCGGAACGCTCCGTACCCGGACTGAAGACCTGAGCAGCCGTGCGGCCAAGGAAGCGGGCGCCCGGGCAAAGGAACTGGGGGCCTACGCCAAGGGGCTGGGCGCACAGACTCGGAAATGGATCCAGGAGAACGATGCCCCCAACCGGCGGACCGGCGCGCTGTCCATTGCCGCTGCCGTCGCTATCGGCGGGCTCGTCACCGGTACGGCTGAATCAGCTGAACCGGACCTGCGGATTGACCGCCAGGTTGTGGTGCAGCCCGCAGTCCAGAGCGGGGACGGCCCGGACGGCGGTCCGGTACCGGACACTGAGGCTGCCGAAGCGGCGCCCGCGGCGGAACCCGCTGCGGAACCGGCACCCGAGCCGGAACCGGAACCGGAACCGGAACCGGAACCGGTTGCCGAACCGGACCCGGGGCCTGTCCCGCCCGTGGATGACATGGTGGTCACGTCTCCGTTCGGCTACCGGGATAACCCGATGGCCCCGGGCGCCCTGGAATTCCACACCGGAACGGACTTCGGCGCCGTGACCGGGACTCCCGTGAAGTCCATGCTCGGCGGCACCGTCACCGAAGCCGGGTGGCATACCACCGGCGGCGGCGGGCTGCGCGTGGTCGTCGACCACGGCGACGGCCTGCAGACCACCTACAACCACCTCAACAGCATTGACGTGAGTGTGGGACAGGCGGTGGATGCCGGCGCAGTAGTGGGCGGAATCGGCAGCACCGGCAACTCCACCGGCCCGCACCTGCACTTCGAAGTGCTGCGGCACGGGAACTACGAAGACCCGATGGGCTGGCTCTAA
- a CDS encoding FecCD family ABC transporter permease — protein MSGVRTLTGNRTVPGPRTFRLGKRLSFQYRRRSVLICLLLTIALILVGAFTLTAGELGLTWRELFGLAVSPPQGSASFVLERLRGPRFLTAVGAGIAFGVAGSLFQTVTRNPLGSPEVVGLTSGAAAGAAATTLWPGYLPVPVAAILGGAIAVGLVWLSTGRGFARPGKLIVAGIGISAVATALTSLAMTTVGEQQAQTLAFYLNGSLASRSWSHVATIAAALVLVLPAAAALQRQLNLVSLGDDMAEALGVRVVRTRTVAILLAVVLAAAAVSVCGPVAFVALVAPQIALRLLGVSAPGVVAPALVGALVLTLSDFTVQQIDVGAALPVGIFTAALGSLYLGYLLFGEARKGVL, from the coding sequence ATGAGCGGCGTCCGTACCCTGACCGGGAACCGTACCGTGCCCGGGCCGCGCACCTTCCGCCTTGGCAAGCGCCTGAGCTTCCAGTACCGCAGGCGCAGTGTCCTGATCTGTCTGCTCCTGACCATCGCACTGATCCTGGTGGGAGCATTCACGCTGACCGCCGGGGAGCTGGGGCTGACCTGGCGCGAGTTGTTCGGACTAGCCGTCTCCCCGCCGCAGGGAAGCGCTTCCTTTGTGCTCGAACGGCTGCGCGGGCCGCGGTTCCTGACCGCCGTGGGCGCCGGTATCGCGTTCGGCGTGGCCGGATCCCTGTTCCAGACCGTCACCCGCAACCCGCTGGGAAGCCCGGAGGTGGTTGGGCTGACCAGCGGTGCGGCTGCCGGAGCTGCCGCAACCACGCTTTGGCCGGGCTACCTTCCCGTGCCCGTCGCCGCGATCCTGGGCGGTGCCATCGCAGTGGGACTGGTCTGGCTCAGCACCGGCCGCGGGTTCGCGCGGCCGGGGAAGCTGATTGTGGCCGGCATCGGCATTTCCGCTGTGGCAACCGCCCTGACCTCGCTGGCCATGACGACCGTGGGGGAGCAGCAGGCGCAGACGCTGGCCTTCTACCTCAACGGGTCCCTCGCGTCCCGGTCCTGGTCCCACGTGGCCACGATCGCCGCGGCCCTGGTCCTCGTCCTGCCCGCCGCGGCAGCGCTGCAGCGGCAGCTGAACCTGGTGTCCCTCGGCGATGACATGGCCGAGGCGCTCGGCGTCCGGGTGGTCCGTACCCGTACGGTCGCCATCCTCCTGGCGGTGGTACTGGCTGCCGCGGCCGTCAGCGTGTGCGGGCCCGTAGCGTTCGTGGCCCTGGTTGCCCCGCAGATCGCGCTGCGCCTGCTCGGGGTTTCCGCACCCGGTGTGGTTGCACCGGCGCTGGTGGGGGCGCTGGTACTGACGCTGTCCGACTTCACCGTCCAGCAGATCGACGTCGGCGCAGCCCTGCCCGTAGGCATCTTCACCGCGGCTCTGGGCAGCCTCTATCTGGGGTACCTCCTGTTCGGGGAAGCGCGGAAGGGCGTGCTCTGA
- a CDS encoding FecCD family ABC transporter permease has translation MVPAQAGNPGAAGAGAPAALRRPLLGAGRGTALLAAGLGLLFLAVITSLAVGAHQLSPAEVAASLWTEITGTGSTYADDVVASRMPRTVLGIVAGAALAVAGVIMQGLTRNPLADPGILGVNAGAAAAMVTGMAFFGLGATSANVWVALPGALLTVLVVYGLASGRRGSTPVRLVLAGTVISAVLLSYIQAIALTRPDVFAMYRFWAVGSLSGRTMEQAYDVLPFFLVGLIAALATGRTLNALALGEEAAASLGLRPQTAKVTGALAAALLCASATAAVGPIGFVGLAVPHIVRSFTGPDHRWLLVLSAVVGPALLLFADVAGRLVAQPGEMLTGVITALLGAPLLILAVRRMRAVA, from the coding sequence TTGGTTCCGGCGCAGGCCGGAAACCCGGGAGCGGCCGGTGCAGGTGCACCGGCCGCTCTTCGGCGTCCGCTGCTGGGCGCCGGGCGCGGGACGGCACTGCTGGCCGCAGGGCTGGGCTTGCTGTTCCTCGCCGTCATCACCAGCCTCGCCGTCGGCGCCCACCAGCTGAGCCCGGCGGAAGTCGCGGCGTCGCTGTGGACGGAAATCACCGGCACCGGCAGCACGTACGCGGATGACGTGGTGGCCAGCCGGATGCCGCGGACCGTCCTGGGGATCGTGGCCGGCGCCGCCCTGGCCGTGGCCGGGGTAATCATGCAGGGCCTGACCCGCAATCCGCTCGCGGATCCGGGCATCCTGGGCGTCAACGCGGGAGCCGCAGCCGCCATGGTGACGGGCATGGCGTTCTTCGGCCTCGGCGCCACGAGCGCGAATGTCTGGGTGGCCCTGCCCGGCGCCCTGCTCACCGTGCTGGTGGTGTACGGCCTCGCCTCCGGCCGGCGCGGTTCGACGCCGGTCCGGTTGGTCCTGGCCGGCACCGTGATCTCCGCGGTGCTGCTCTCCTACATCCAAGCCATTGCCCTGACCCGGCCGGATGTGTTCGCCATGTACCGGTTCTGGGCAGTGGGGTCCCTGAGCGGCCGGACCATGGAGCAGGCCTATGACGTCCTGCCGTTCTTCCTCGTCGGACTGATCGCCGCCCTCGCCACCGGCCGGACCCTGAACGCCCTGGCCCTGGGCGAGGAAGCCGCGGCATCGCTCGGCCTGCGGCCGCAGACCGCCAAGGTCACCGGTGCACTGGCCGCCGCGCTCCTGTGCGCTTCGGCGACCGCCGCCGTCGGGCCCATCGGCTTTGTCGGCCTGGCGGTGCCGCATATCGTGCGTAGCTTTACCGGCCCGGACCACCGCTGGCTGCTGGTCCTGAGCGCCGTCGTCGGGCCCGCGCTGCTCCTGTTTGCGGACGTCGCCGGCCGCCTTGTGGCGCAGCCCGGGGAAATGCTTACCGGCGTGATCACCGCACTGCTGGGCGCACCGCTGCTGATCCTGGCCGTCCGCCGGATGCGGGCCGTGGCATGA
- a CDS encoding iron-siderophore ABC transporter substrate-binding protein, with protein MKRTPIAAALAVPAVLLALSGCGADAGDSPEAGSSTAGSEHFPVTIDSALGQAVIEEKPERVVTIGWGSADTAVALGTTPVGVEEVTWGNDDHGNYPWVSEAIEERGDDFPATFTGGQDIDIDAIVALEPDLILAPNSGITQEDFDILNDLAPTVAYPEQAWNISWDDQISLIGKALGEPEAAQDAVDGIGQSLADSAAEHPEFAGKTFAYVWGGGAPGSLVLYNEGDARVDILTALGMTVAPEVQDIPSSEGSFTSDLGLENAGKLNDVDVLFTWYNDEAEQQRTEEQRLFAQIPAVERGSVVRSLDRQVGMASSFLTPLSVPWVLDRFEPMIEEAVAKVD; from the coding sequence ATGAAAAGAACTCCGATTGCCGCTGCGCTGGCGGTCCCTGCGGTCCTGCTGGCCCTGAGCGGCTGCGGTGCAGACGCGGGGGACAGCCCGGAGGCCGGGTCAAGCACCGCAGGGTCGGAGCACTTTCCGGTCACCATCGACTCCGCCCTGGGGCAGGCCGTGATTGAGGAAAAGCCCGAACGCGTGGTCACCATCGGCTGGGGCTCCGCGGACACCGCCGTCGCGCTGGGCACCACGCCGGTGGGCGTGGAAGAAGTCACCTGGGGCAACGACGACCACGGCAACTACCCGTGGGTCAGCGAAGCCATCGAGGAACGCGGCGACGATTTCCCCGCCACCTTCACCGGGGGACAGGACATTGACATTGACGCCATTGTCGCCTTGGAGCCGGACCTGATCCTGGCCCCGAACTCCGGCATCACCCAGGAGGACTTCGACATCCTCAACGATCTCGCTCCCACCGTGGCCTACCCGGAGCAGGCATGGAACATCAGCTGGGATGACCAGATTTCACTCATCGGCAAGGCCCTGGGCGAACCGGAAGCGGCACAGGACGCGGTTGACGGCATCGGGCAGTCGCTGGCGGACAGCGCGGCCGAGCATCCCGAGTTCGCCGGCAAGACCTTCGCCTACGTCTGGGGCGGCGGCGCCCCCGGTTCGCTGGTGCTTTACAACGAAGGGGATGCACGCGTGGATATCCTCACCGCGCTGGGCATGACCGTGGCCCCCGAGGTGCAGGACATTCCCTCGAGCGAGGGAAGCTTCACCTCGGACCTGGGGCTGGAGAACGCCGGCAAGCTCAACGACGTCGACGTGCTGTTCACCTGGTACAACGACGAAGCCGAGCAGCAGCGCACCGAAGAGCAGCGGCTTTTCGCACAGATTCCCGCCGTTGAACGCGGCTCCGTAGTGCGCAGCCTGGACCGCCAGGTCGGCATGGCCTCCAGCTTCCTGACGCCGCTGAGCGTTCCGTGGGTCCTGGATCGGTTCGAGCCGATGATTGAAGAAGCAGTTGCCAAGGTCGACTAA
- a CDS encoding siderophore-interacting protein, whose protein sequence is MSFDVEVKRIVRVGANFQRVTFAGPCLADFGVQGLTHDLRIKVIVPCVDAAGTSLPLPDLSTLDAGWYQDWLKLDPATRGCMRTYTVRGARCSGPEPEIDVDFVMHFDEEGKGGPASSWAASAEPGDRVCIIGPNVAQCVTAESYGGIEWRPGMARHVLLAGDETAVPAITAILESLPEDVTGHALMEIPSSGDRQEVSTNSGVQMIWLARGSRPHGELLDAAVRQVVALPGWASVETADGEPFRPSPTLREPEEVNVDEAILWETPQRLDPAVVEASRNPHAPSGALPFYAWIAGEAAVVRGLRRYLVRDVGIDRKQVAFMGYWRKGRAELS, encoded by the coding sequence ATGTCCTTCGACGTTGAGGTCAAACGGATTGTCCGGGTGGGCGCCAACTTCCAGCGCGTCACCTTCGCCGGTCCCTGCCTCGCCGACTTCGGCGTGCAGGGACTGACCCACGACCTGCGGATCAAGGTGATTGTGCCCTGCGTCGACGCAGCCGGCACCTCCCTGCCGCTGCCGGACCTCTCCACGCTGGACGCCGGCTGGTACCAGGACTGGCTGAAGCTGGATCCGGCCACCCGCGGCTGCATGCGCACCTACACCGTCCGCGGTGCCCGCTGCTCCGGACCAGAACCGGAGATCGACGTCGACTTCGTGATGCACTTCGACGAGGAGGGCAAGGGCGGGCCGGCCTCCAGCTGGGCGGCCTCTGCAGAACCCGGGGACCGGGTCTGCATCATCGGACCGAACGTTGCCCAGTGCGTCACGGCCGAGTCCTACGGAGGCATCGAATGGCGTCCAGGCATGGCCCGGCACGTGCTGCTCGCCGGTGATGAAACGGCGGTACCGGCCATCACCGCGATCCTGGAGTCGCTGCCCGAAGACGTCACCGGCCACGCCCTGATGGAAATTCCTTCCAGCGGTGACCGCCAGGAGGTCAGCACCAACTCCGGCGTGCAGATGATCTGGCTGGCCCGCGGCTCCCGGCCGCACGGGGAACTGCTCGACGCCGCGGTGCGGCAGGTCGTGGCGCTGCCCGGCTGGGCCTCGGTGGAGACCGCCGACGGCGAACCGTTCCGTCCCAGCCCCACCCTGCGGGAACCCGAGGAAGTCAACGTGGACGAGGCCATCCTGTGGGAAACCCCGCAGCGGCTCGATCCTGCGGTGGTGGAAGCCTCGCGGAACCCGCACGCCCCGTCCGGCGCCCTTCCCTTCTACGCCTGGATTGCCGGCGAGGCCGCCGTGGTGCGCGGCCTGCGCCGCTACCTGGTGCGCGACGTCGGGATCGACCGCAAGCAGGTGGCCTTTATGGGCTATTGGCGCAAGGGCCGCGCCGAGCTTTCCTAG